One Pseudochaenichthys georgianus chromosome 7, fPseGeo1.2, whole genome shotgun sequence DNA segment encodes these proteins:
- the LOC117449271 gene encoding serine/arginine-rich splicing factor 6-like isoform X1, translated as MPRVYIGRLSYNVREKDIQRFFSGYGKLMEIDLKNGYGFVEFEDNRDADDAVYELNGKELCGERVIIENARGPRRDRDRDGDRDRDRDGHGGGYRGGGPSSGYSSRSHTGRDKYGPPVRTEYRLIVENLSSRCSWQDLKDFMRQAGEVTYADAHKERTNEGVIEFRSHSDMKRAIDKLDGTDINGRKIHLVADRQRKRRSDPGSRSRSRSRRRSHSRSSKSRSRSGSRSNKRRGHSRSRSGRKSRSKSGESKSRSRNRRSRSRKSKSRSNSRKSRSGSAERKSKSRSKSRSKVKSERGSRSPSKEMSVDKKSRCRSASPLENGKDEHVAKSASRSPTPHEDDRRSKSKEKSSPSLSRSRSRSRLASQD; from the exons ATGCCTCGTGTTTATATCGGGAGACTGAGCTATAATGTACGCGAAAAGGACATCCAGAGATTTTTCAGCGGATATGGAAAGCTCATGGAAATTGATTTAAAAAACGG CTATGGGTTCGTGGAGTTTGAGGATAACCGGGACGCTGACGATGCCGTGTATGAGCTGAACGGGAAGGAGCTGTGCGGCGAGCGGGTGATCATCGAAAACGCCCGGGGACCACGGCGAGACCGGGACCGGGACGGAGACCGAGACCGAGACCGAGACGGCCACGGTGGGGGTTACAGGGGTGGTGGGCCCA GTAGCGGTTACAGCAGCCGGAGCCACACTGGAAGGGATAAGTATGGACCCCCTGTCCGTACTGAATACCGTCTCATTGTGGAGAATTTGTCCAGCCGCTGCAGTTGGCAAGACCTCAAG GACTTCATGCGTCAGGCAGGAGAGGTGACGTATGCAGATGCCCATAAGGAACGCACGAATGAGGGTGTAATCGAGTTCCGGTCCCACTCGGACATGAAAAGGGCCATTGACAAGCTGGACGGTACAGACATTAATGGGCGCAAGATTCACCTGGTGGCGGACCGGCAGCGCAAGCGCAGGTCTGACCCTGGCAGCCGCTCCAG GTCTCGTAGTCGCCGTCGTTCCCACAGCAGGAGCTCCAAGAGTCGCTCGAG GTCTGGTTCCCGTAGCAACAAGAGACGTGGCCACTCCCGCTCCAGGTCTGGAAGGAAGTCTCGCTCCAAGTCGGGAGAAAGCAAATCCCGATCTCGCAACCGCAGGTCCCGTTCTCGCAAATCCAAATCACGTTCTAACTCCCGCAAATCCCGGTCCGGTTCTGCTGAGCGAAAATCCAAATCTCGCTCAAAGAGTCGTTCAAAGGTAAAGTCGGAGCGAGGTTCTCGCAGCCCGTCCAAGGAGATGTCTGTGGACAAGAAGTCCCGCTGTCGTTCCGCCTCCCCACTGGAGAACGGGAAGGATGAGCATGTTGCCAAATCTGCCTCCCGCTCCCCAAccccacacgaggacgaccgcaGATCCAAGTCCAAGGAGAAGAGCTCTCCGTCCCTCTCAAGGTCTCGCTCCCGTTCTAGATTGGCTTCTCAGGATTAG
- the LOC117449271 gene encoding serine/arginine-rich splicing factor 6-like isoform X2, with the protein MPRVYIGRLSYNVREKDIQRFFSGYGKLMEIDLKNGYGFVEFEDNRDADDAVYELNGKELCGERVIIENARGPRRDRDRDGDRDRDRDGHGSGYSSRSHTGRDKYGPPVRTEYRLIVENLSSRCSWQDLKDFMRQAGEVTYADAHKERTNEGVIEFRSHSDMKRAIDKLDGTDINGRKIHLVADRQRKRRSDPGSRSRSRSRRRSHSRSSKSRSRSGSRSNKRRGHSRSRSGRKSRSKSGESKSRSRNRRSRSRKSKSRSNSRKSRSGSAERKSKSRSKSRSKVKSERGSRSPSKEMSVDKKSRCRSASPLENGKDEHVAKSASRSPTPHEDDRRSKSKEKSSPSLSRSRSRSRLASQD; encoded by the exons ATGCCTCGTGTTTATATCGGGAGACTGAGCTATAATGTACGCGAAAAGGACATCCAGAGATTTTTCAGCGGATATGGAAAGCTCATGGAAATTGATTTAAAAAACGG CTATGGGTTCGTGGAGTTTGAGGATAACCGGGACGCTGACGATGCCGTGTATGAGCTGAACGGGAAGGAGCTGTGCGGCGAGCGGGTGATCATCGAAAACGCCCGGGGACCACGGCGAGACCGGGACCGGGACGGAGACCGAGACCGAGACCGAGACGGCCACG GTAGCGGTTACAGCAGCCGGAGCCACACTGGAAGGGATAAGTATGGACCCCCTGTCCGTACTGAATACCGTCTCATTGTGGAGAATTTGTCCAGCCGCTGCAGTTGGCAAGACCTCAAG GACTTCATGCGTCAGGCAGGAGAGGTGACGTATGCAGATGCCCATAAGGAACGCACGAATGAGGGTGTAATCGAGTTCCGGTCCCACTCGGACATGAAAAGGGCCATTGACAAGCTGGACGGTACAGACATTAATGGGCGCAAGATTCACCTGGTGGCGGACCGGCAGCGCAAGCGCAGGTCTGACCCTGGCAGCCGCTCCAG GTCTCGTAGTCGCCGTCGTTCCCACAGCAGGAGCTCCAAGAGTCGCTCGAG GTCTGGTTCCCGTAGCAACAAGAGACGTGGCCACTCCCGCTCCAGGTCTGGAAGGAAGTCTCGCTCCAAGTCGGGAGAAAGCAAATCCCGATCTCGCAACCGCAGGTCCCGTTCTCGCAAATCCAAATCACGTTCTAACTCCCGCAAATCCCGGTCCGGTTCTGCTGAGCGAAAATCCAAATCTCGCTCAAAGAGTCGTTCAAAGGTAAAGTCGGAGCGAGGTTCTCGCAGCCCGTCCAAGGAGATGTCTGTGGACAAGAAGTCCCGCTGTCGTTCCGCCTCCCCACTGGAGAACGGGAAGGATGAGCATGTTGCCAAATCTGCCTCCCGCTCCCCAAccccacacgaggacgaccgcaGATCCAAGTCCAAGGAGAAGAGCTCTCCGTCCCTCTCAAGGTCTCGCTCCCGTTCTAGATTGGCTTCTCAGGATTAG